A window of the Cicer arietinum cultivar CDC Frontier isolate Library 1 chromosome 6, Cicar.CDCFrontier_v2.0, whole genome shotgun sequence genome harbors these coding sequences:
- the LOC101497718 gene encoding uncharacterized protein: MDMYAAKFESFSRHFRFYREEVDEKIMCHCFQNGLKYEIKDSVLPLGIQRFQVLVEKCIEIEYMKNKRANRGGNFSFGGPSQVNHHNNKGKQVVKPYNQPHNNNRDQNHPGNQNFGRQLGQVIQYFRCGEGGHYANACTSKSLTCYNYQKSGHFARDCKAPKVEPIVNAIRATHPTAKGRIYFMGVEAGNPSSNLIQRDSEIASNTLAALFDSGATHSFIVMDCVNRLKLIVSSLSFDLDVSTLTKTLTVNIACLRCQVTIHNRDFLINLIFLPLQLLEVILDMDWMSYHYVILDCACKLVLFFEPGVVMYLAVNKLANVEGKINVSIEDVVLAKEYPEVFPTEIPELSPVREVEFFIDLHTGTRPISIAPYRMSPLELNELKGQI; this comes from the exons ATGGATAtgtatgctgctaagtttgagtcATTTTCAAggcattttaggttttatcGTGAAGAGGTTGATGAAAAAATTATGTGTCACTGTTTCCAAAatggattgaagtatgagattaaAGACTCTGTCTTGccattgggaattcaacgtttccaagttttAGTGGAAAAATGTATAGAAATTGAATAcatgaagaataagagggccAACCGAGGAGGGAACTTTAGTTTCGGGGGTCCTAGTCAGGTGAACCAtcacaacaacaaaggaaaacaagttgttAAGCCCTATAACCAACCACATAACAACAACAGAGATCAGAACCacccggggaaccagaattttgggagacaattgggacaagtgATTCAAtatttccgatgtggggaagggggacattatgctaatgcTTGTACCTCTAAGAGTCTCACTTGCTACAATTACCAAAAGTCAGGGCACTTTGCAAGGGATTGcaaggctccgaaggtggaaccaatagTTAATGCAATTAGGGCTACTCATCCTACAGCTAAAGGACGCATTTATTTCATGGGTGTTGAAGCTGGAAATCCATCTAGCAATTTGATCCAACGAGATAGCGAGATTGCAAGTAACACTCTcgctgcactttttgattcgggggcaacccattcttTCATTgttatggattgtgtgaatcgtttgaagttaatTGTGTCTTCTTTGTCTTTTGATTTGGATGTTTCCACACTTACTAAGACTTTGACTGTAAATATTGCATGTTTACGTTGTCAAGTAACTATCCATAATAGggatttcttgattaatttgatttttttacccCTACAAttactcgaggtcattctcgatATGGATTGGATGTCCTATCATTATGTAATCTTAGATTGTGCTTGCAAATTGGTTCTTTTCTTCGAGCCAGGAGTCGTTATGTATCTGGCTGTTAACAAACTCG CTAATGTGGAGGGGAAAATAAATGTGAGCATAGAAGACGTGGTGCTTGCCAAGGAGTACCCTGAAGTATTTCCAACTGAAATTCCAGAATTATCACCAGTAAGAGAGGTGGAGTTCTTCATTGATCTACACACAGGAACCAGACCTATTTCCATTGCGCCGTATCggatgtcgccattggaattgaATGAGCTCAAGGGACAAATTTaa